The Puntigrus tetrazona isolate hp1 chromosome 19, ASM1883169v1, whole genome shotgun sequence genome has a segment encoding these proteins:
- the ubap2l gene encoding ubiquitin-associated protein 2-like isoform X1 translates to MMTSVGGSRTRGNWEQTQGQTQSQSQHKQRPQATAEQIRLAQMISDHNDADFEEKVKQLIDITGKDQDESMIALHDCNGDVNRAINVLLEGSPDTDSWEMVGKKKGVSGQKESAQTDGVDEGKENREKGGERDVARRRGGAPRRGRGASRGREFRGQENGLDGAKAGGVAGRGTERGRRGRGRGRGGAGRRGGRFSAQGMGQIDKGPRYDLSGDESTFNPADYTEPAQTEESYTSGSTWSNTGNLEPEDGNRLEFTGGEGTNYPRKFDSAPGAWRTATEEWGMEDWNEDLSETKIFTASSVASMPIPQENVTITAGQRIDLAVLLGKTPPSSSSEAEPVSHEGPQPSSLSQSLVFSNSKLTASLSQSSSSAPYSQHSMVSMLSKGFGDVGDPKGTTGGSTTGSQFLEQIKTARALAQLAAQHSQSGPPNAGPSTWDTSPTALGQYDMKPQAEPVHSPFTKRQPYQPTSTSSMMDAFLQDKATPASTTSTLPPQSTPSSSSSLPQTVTTPLSKPSGPTPGQQNSSSPADPQASSPLPLQQHKLKQQKKRASITSKIPALAVEMPGSADISGLNLQFGALQFGSEPVLPEYDASAAVATTTPGNQGQNSLYTSASKWVSCLEQATALSNPSQMELYEPRASQTRRYPPSVSSSPQKDIQSKNGFGSMQTSQSLEAAAGSAVAVKPSSESIVPPSVSNISSLADPSSGPSSLLTTSNQTPLSALGHEDPSPSSLAPPQHNNSLPTQQNSLAPSSVRTSNTSLLHQSVDGDSSLHSSSFSSVSAVAPSVPPPSSVNSAAPVSHSGPVAPSSSVSSVSVQSALGPVSSLTMGLNSGAGVASMPPPMAAASSSSSAASATAVPSSASSSRSTAASGKAPPNLPPGVPPLLPNPYIMAPGLLHPYPPQVYGYDDLQMLQTRIPLDYYSIPFATPTTALTGREGSLTSNPYSAGDLSKFGRGDASSPAPATTLAQPQQTQTQTHHTTQQPFLNPALPPGYSYTSLPYYTGVPGLPNTFQYGPAMFPVAPTSSKQHGVNVGVNASATPFQQASGYGSHGYSTGYEDLGQAPAGSGDFCKGGYGTAVAAAAAAAAAAASAQNKPASSVTGPGVGVSVTSSNTGVPDISGSVYTKTQSFEKQGFHTGTPSASFSLPSALGSGGPINPPAAAGYAPAPYMHILTPHQQPHSQMLHHHLQQDGQSGSGQRSQNASLQQKSQINKSGYNSYNWGGN, encoded by the exons atgatGACTTCAGTGGGCGGAAGCCGGACCCGGGGCAACTGGGAGCAGACGCAGGGTCAGACACAGAGCCAGTCACAGCACAAGCAGAGGCCCCAG gcCACCGCTGAGCAGATCCGACTCGCGCAGATGATCTCGGACCATAATGATGCAGACTTTGAAGAGAAGGTCAAACAG ctGATTGACATCACAGGAAAGGATCAGGATGAGTCCATGATAGCGCTTCACGACTGTAATGGAGATGTCAACAGAGCCATCAACGTTCTGTTGGAGGGCAGCCCTGACACT GACTCGTGGGAGATGGTTGGAAAGAAGAAAGGCGTTTCAGGTCAGAAGGAAAGCGCACAGACCGATGGAGTAGATGAAGGGAAGGAGAACCGAGAGAAAGGGGGAGAAAGAGATGTGGCACGTCGCAGAGGAGGGGCCCCGCGGAGGGGCCGTGGAGCCAGTCGCGGGCGAGAGT TCCGTGGGCAGGAGAATGGGTTGGATGGGGCCAAGGCAGGTGGAGTTGCAGGCAGAGGAACGGAGCGAGGCCGTCGGGGAAGAGGCAGAGGAAGAG GTGGAGCTGGAAGACGAGGAGGGAGGTTTTCAGCTCAGGGCATGGG CCAGATTGATAAGGGCCCCAGATATGATTTGTCAGGAGATGAGAG taCGTTTAACCCAGCGGACTACACTGAGCCAGCCCAAACGGAGGAGAGCTACACAAGCGGCAGCACTTGGAGTAACACAGGCAACCTGGAACCCGAGGATGGAAACA GGCTTGAGTTTACAGGTGGAGAGGGAACAAACTATCCTCGAAAGTTTGACTCGGCCCCTG GTGCTTGGAGAACTGCCACAGAAGAGTGGGGCATGGAGGACTGGAATGAGGAT TTGTCAGAGACCAAGATATTCACTGCCTCCAGTGTGGCATCCATGCCCATTCCACAGGAGAATGTCACCATTACTGCTGGACAGAG GATTGATCTGGCAGTGTTGCTGGGGAAGACGcctccctcctcttcctcagagGCAGAGCCTGTTTCGCATGAAGGCCCACAGCCGTCATCTCTGTCTCAGTCTCTGGTGTTCAGCAACTCCAAGCTGACAGCATCACTGTCCCAGTCCTCCTCCAGTGCTCCTTACAGCCAGCACAGCATG GTGAGCATGCTGAGTAAGGGTTTTGGTGATGTTGGCGATCCAAAAGGAACCACTGGAGGCTCCACAACTGGTTCTCAGTTTTTGGAGCAGATTAAGACGGCCCGGGCTTTGGCCCAGCTAGCAGCCCAACACTCACAAAGTGGCCCGCCCAATGCTGGTCCATCTACCTGGGATACCAGCCCCACTGCACTGGGGCAGTATG ATATGAAACCTCAAGCAGAGCCTGTGCACAGTCCCTTCACCAAACGGCAGCCCTACCAGCCCACCTCCACTTCCTCAATGATGGATGCCTTCTTACAGGACAAAGCCACACCTGCTTCTACCACCTCGACCCTGCCTCCTCAGTCCaccccatcatcatcatcatcattgcCCCAGACAGTCACCACCCCGCTCTCCAAACCCTCGGGACCCACCCCAGGTCAGCAGAACTCCTCTAGTCCAGCTGACCCACAGGCATCCAGCCCACTCCCACTGCAGCAGCACAAACTCAAACAGCAGAAGAAGAGGGCTTCCATCACAAGCAAG ATTCCAGCCCTAGCGGTGGAGATGCCAGGCTCTGCAGATATATCTGGGCTCAACCTGCAGTTTGGAGCATTACAGTTCGGCTCTGAACCGGTGCTTCCGGAGTACGATGCCTCGGCAGCTGTTGCCACAACGACACCAGGCAACCAAGGCCAAAACAGCCTTTACACAAGTGCTAGCAAGTGGGTATCATGTCT TGAGCAAGCAACAGCCCTGTCCAATCCCAGTCAGATGGAGCTTTATGAGCCAAGAGCCAGCCAGACTCGGCGCTACCCTCCTTCGGTGTCCTCCTCACCACAGAAAGACATTCAGTCCAAG AATGGGTTCGGTTCGATGCAGACGTCACAATCTCTGGAAG CTGCAGCAGGCTCTGCAGTGGCCGTGAAACCATCGTCTGAATCAATCGTCCCACCATCGGTTTCCAACATATCCTCACTGGCTGACCCTTCATCAGGTCCATCTTCCCTGCTGACTACATCCAATCAGACGCCTCTCAGTGCTCTTGGACATGAAGACCCCTCACCCAGCTCGCTGGCACCTCCTCAGCACAATAA CTCTCTCCCTACACAGCAAAACAGTTTGGCACCTTCTTCAGTTCGCACTTCAAACACAAGTCTGCTG CACCAAAGCGTGGATGGCGATTCCAGCTTGCACTCCTCGTCATTCTCCTCTGTCTCTGCTGTGGCTCCTTCAGTTCCCCCACCTTCTTCAGTTAATTCAGCAGCCCCTGTTTCCCACAGTGGCCCTGTTGCCCCCTCTTCATCTGTCAGTTCGGTCTCAGTGCAGTCTGCACTTGGCCCGGTTAGCAGTCTGACCATGGGATTGAACAGTGGTGCTGGTGTGGCTTCAATGCCCCCCCCTATGGCTgctgcatcatcatcatcatctgctgCCTCGGCCACTGCAGTACCTTCATCTGCCTCATCGTCTCGCAGCACGGCTGCCTCAG GGAAAGCTCCTCCAAACCTGCCTCCTGGAGTGCCGCCCCTGCTGCCCAACCCTTACATCATGGCTCCTGGTCTGCTTCACCCATACCCA CCTCAAGTGTATGGCTATGATGACTTACAGATGCTGCAGACAAGGATACCACTG GATTATTACAGCATCCCATTTGCTACTCCAACCACAGCGCTGACTGGCAGGGAAGGCAGTTTGACAAGCAACCCTTATTCTG CTGGTGATCTGTCGAAGTTTGGCCGTGGCGATGCATCATCTCCTGCCCCAGCCACAACATTGGCCCAGCCCCAGCAGACCCAGACACAAACGCACCATACCACCCAGCAGCCCTTCCTTAACCCAGCCCTTCCACCGGGATACAGCTACACCAGCCTGCCCTATTATACTGGTGTGCCTGGTCTGCCCAACACCTTCCAGTACGGCCCTGCCATGTTTCCG GTGGCTCCTACCTCCTCCAAACAGCACGGTGTGAATGTCGGTGTCAATGCGTCTGCAACACCCTTCCAGCAAGCTAGCGGTTATGGATCACATGGATACAGCACtg GCTATGAGGATTTGGGCCAGGCTCCGGCAGGGAGCGGGGATTTCTGTAAGGGCGGCTACGGCACCGCCGTTGCCGCAGCCGCtgctgccgccgccgccgctgctTCTGCGCAAAACAAGCCCGCCAGCTCCGTCACCGGGCCCGGAGTGG
- the ubap2l gene encoding ubiquitin-associated protein 2-like isoform X6, producing the protein MMTSVGGSRTRGNWEQTQGQTQSQSQHKQRPQATAEQIRLAQMISDHNDADFEEKVKQLIDITGKDQDESMIALHDCNGDVNRAINVLLEGSPDTDSWEMVGKKKGVSGQKESAQTDGVDEGKENREKGGERDVARRRGGAPRRGRGASRGREFRGQENGLDGAKAGGVAGRGTERGRRGRGRGRGGAGRRGGRFSAQGMGTFNPADYTEPAQTEESYTSGSTWSNTGNLEPEDGNRLEFTGGEGTNYPRKFDSAPGAWRTATEEWGMEDWNEDLSETKIFTASSVASMPIPQENVTITAGQRIDLAVLLGKTPPSSSSEAEPVSHEGPQPSSLSQSLVFSNSKLTASLSQSSSSAPYSQHSMVSMLSKGFGDVGDPKGTTGGSTTGSQFLEQIKTARALAQLAAQHSQSGPPNAGPSTWDTSPTALGQYDMKPQAEPVHSPFTKRQPYQPTSTSSMMDAFLQDKATPASTTSTLPPQSTPSSSSSLPQTVTTPLSKPSGPTPGQQNSSSPADPQASSPLPLQQHKLKQQKKRASITSKIPALAVEMPGSADISGLNLQFGALQFGSEPVLPEYDASAAVATTTPGNQGQNSLYTSASNEQATALSNPSQMELYEPRASQTRRYPPSVSSSPQKDIQSKNGFGSMQTSQSLEAAAGSAVAVKPSSESIVPPSVSNISSLADPSSGPSSLLTTSNQTPLSALGHEDPSPSSLAPPQHNNSLPTQQNSLAPSSVRTSNTSLLHQSVDGDSSLHSSSFSSVSAVAPSVPPPSSVNSAAPVSHSGPVAPSSSVSSVSVQSALGPVSSLTMGLNSGAGVASMPPPMAAASSSSSAASATAVPSSASSSRSTAASGKAPPNLPPGVPPLLPNPYIMAPGLLHPYPPQVYGYDDLQMLQTRIPLDYYSIPFATPTTALTGREGSLTSNPYSAGDLSKFGRGDASSPAPATTLAQPQQTQTQTHHTTQQPFLNPALPPGYSYTSLPYYTGVPGLPNTFQYGPAMFPVAPTSSKQHGVNVGVNASATPFQQASGYGSHGYSTGYEDLGQAPAGSGDFCKGGYGTAVAAAAAAAAAAASAQNKPASSVTGPGVGVSVTSSNTGVPDISGSVYTKTQSFEKQGFHTGTPSASFSLPSALGSGGPINPPAAAGYAPAPYMHILTPHQQPHSQMLHHHLQQDGQSGSGQRSQNASLQQKSQINKSGYNSYNWGGN; encoded by the exons atgatGACTTCAGTGGGCGGAAGCCGGACCCGGGGCAACTGGGAGCAGACGCAGGGTCAGACACAGAGCCAGTCACAGCACAAGCAGAGGCCCCAG gcCACCGCTGAGCAGATCCGACTCGCGCAGATGATCTCGGACCATAATGATGCAGACTTTGAAGAGAAGGTCAAACAG ctGATTGACATCACAGGAAAGGATCAGGATGAGTCCATGATAGCGCTTCACGACTGTAATGGAGATGTCAACAGAGCCATCAACGTTCTGTTGGAGGGCAGCCCTGACACT GACTCGTGGGAGATGGTTGGAAAGAAGAAAGGCGTTTCAGGTCAGAAGGAAAGCGCACAGACCGATGGAGTAGATGAAGGGAAGGAGAACCGAGAGAAAGGGGGAGAAAGAGATGTGGCACGTCGCAGAGGAGGGGCCCCGCGGAGGGGCCGTGGAGCCAGTCGCGGGCGAGAGT TCCGTGGGCAGGAGAATGGGTTGGATGGGGCCAAGGCAGGTGGAGTTGCAGGCAGAGGAACGGAGCGAGGCCGTCGGGGAAGAGGCAGAGGAAGAG GTGGAGCTGGAAGACGAGGAGGGAGGTTTTCAGCTCAGGGCATGGG taCGTTTAACCCAGCGGACTACACTGAGCCAGCCCAAACGGAGGAGAGCTACACAAGCGGCAGCACTTGGAGTAACACAGGCAACCTGGAACCCGAGGATGGAAACA GGCTTGAGTTTACAGGTGGAGAGGGAACAAACTATCCTCGAAAGTTTGACTCGGCCCCTG GTGCTTGGAGAACTGCCACAGAAGAGTGGGGCATGGAGGACTGGAATGAGGAT TTGTCAGAGACCAAGATATTCACTGCCTCCAGTGTGGCATCCATGCCCATTCCACAGGAGAATGTCACCATTACTGCTGGACAGAG GATTGATCTGGCAGTGTTGCTGGGGAAGACGcctccctcctcttcctcagagGCAGAGCCTGTTTCGCATGAAGGCCCACAGCCGTCATCTCTGTCTCAGTCTCTGGTGTTCAGCAACTCCAAGCTGACAGCATCACTGTCCCAGTCCTCCTCCAGTGCTCCTTACAGCCAGCACAGCATG GTGAGCATGCTGAGTAAGGGTTTTGGTGATGTTGGCGATCCAAAAGGAACCACTGGAGGCTCCACAACTGGTTCTCAGTTTTTGGAGCAGATTAAGACGGCCCGGGCTTTGGCCCAGCTAGCAGCCCAACACTCACAAAGTGGCCCGCCCAATGCTGGTCCATCTACCTGGGATACCAGCCCCACTGCACTGGGGCAGTATG ATATGAAACCTCAAGCAGAGCCTGTGCACAGTCCCTTCACCAAACGGCAGCCCTACCAGCCCACCTCCACTTCCTCAATGATGGATGCCTTCTTACAGGACAAAGCCACACCTGCTTCTACCACCTCGACCCTGCCTCCTCAGTCCaccccatcatcatcatcatcattgcCCCAGACAGTCACCACCCCGCTCTCCAAACCCTCGGGACCCACCCCAGGTCAGCAGAACTCCTCTAGTCCAGCTGACCCACAGGCATCCAGCCCACTCCCACTGCAGCAGCACAAACTCAAACAGCAGAAGAAGAGGGCTTCCATCACAAGCAAG ATTCCAGCCCTAGCGGTGGAGATGCCAGGCTCTGCAGATATATCTGGGCTCAACCTGCAGTTTGGAGCATTACAGTTCGGCTCTGAACCGGTGCTTCCGGAGTACGATGCCTCGGCAGCTGTTGCCACAACGACACCAGGCAACCAAGGCCAAAACAGCCTTTACACAAGTGCTAGCAA TGAGCAAGCAACAGCCCTGTCCAATCCCAGTCAGATGGAGCTTTATGAGCCAAGAGCCAGCCAGACTCGGCGCTACCCTCCTTCGGTGTCCTCCTCACCACAGAAAGACATTCAGTCCAAG AATGGGTTCGGTTCGATGCAGACGTCACAATCTCTGGAAG CTGCAGCAGGCTCTGCAGTGGCCGTGAAACCATCGTCTGAATCAATCGTCCCACCATCGGTTTCCAACATATCCTCACTGGCTGACCCTTCATCAGGTCCATCTTCCCTGCTGACTACATCCAATCAGACGCCTCTCAGTGCTCTTGGACATGAAGACCCCTCACCCAGCTCGCTGGCACCTCCTCAGCACAATAA CTCTCTCCCTACACAGCAAAACAGTTTGGCACCTTCTTCAGTTCGCACTTCAAACACAAGTCTGCTG CACCAAAGCGTGGATGGCGATTCCAGCTTGCACTCCTCGTCATTCTCCTCTGTCTCTGCTGTGGCTCCTTCAGTTCCCCCACCTTCTTCAGTTAATTCAGCAGCCCCTGTTTCCCACAGTGGCCCTGTTGCCCCCTCTTCATCTGTCAGTTCGGTCTCAGTGCAGTCTGCACTTGGCCCGGTTAGCAGTCTGACCATGGGATTGAACAGTGGTGCTGGTGTGGCTTCAATGCCCCCCCCTATGGCTgctgcatcatcatcatcatctgctgCCTCGGCCACTGCAGTACCTTCATCTGCCTCATCGTCTCGCAGCACGGCTGCCTCAG GGAAAGCTCCTCCAAACCTGCCTCCTGGAGTGCCGCCCCTGCTGCCCAACCCTTACATCATGGCTCCTGGTCTGCTTCACCCATACCCA CCTCAAGTGTATGGCTATGATGACTTACAGATGCTGCAGACAAGGATACCACTG GATTATTACAGCATCCCATTTGCTACTCCAACCACAGCGCTGACTGGCAGGGAAGGCAGTTTGACAAGCAACCCTTATTCTG CTGGTGATCTGTCGAAGTTTGGCCGTGGCGATGCATCATCTCCTGCCCCAGCCACAACATTGGCCCAGCCCCAGCAGACCCAGACACAAACGCACCATACCACCCAGCAGCCCTTCCTTAACCCAGCCCTTCCACCGGGATACAGCTACACCAGCCTGCCCTATTATACTGGTGTGCCTGGTCTGCCCAACACCTTCCAGTACGGCCCTGCCATGTTTCCG GTGGCTCCTACCTCCTCCAAACAGCACGGTGTGAATGTCGGTGTCAATGCGTCTGCAACACCCTTCCAGCAAGCTAGCGGTTATGGATCACATGGATACAGCACtg GCTATGAGGATTTGGGCCAGGCTCCGGCAGGGAGCGGGGATTTCTGTAAGGGCGGCTACGGCACCGCCGTTGCCGCAGCCGCtgctgccgccgccgccgctgctTCTGCGCAAAACAAGCCCGCCAGCTCCGTCACCGGGCCCGGAGTGG
- the ubap2l gene encoding ubiquitin-associated protein 2-like isoform X2: MMTSVGGSRTRGNWEQTQGQTQSQSQHKQRPQATAEQIRLAQMISDHNDADFEEKVKQLIDITGKDQDESMIALHDCNGDVNRAINVLLEGSPDTDSWEMVGKKKGVSGQKESAQTDGVDEGKENREKGGERDVARRRGGAPRRGRGASRGREFRGQENGLDGAKAGGVAGRGTERGRRGRGRGRGGAGRRGGRFSAQGMGQIDKGPRYDLSGDESTFNPADYTEPAQTEESYTSGSTWSNTGNLEPEDGNRLEFTGGEGTNYPRKFDSAPGAWRTATEEWGMEDWNEDLSETKIFTASSVASMPIPQENVTITAGQRIDLAVLLGKTPPSSSSEAEPVSHEGPQPSSLSQSLVFSNSKLTASLSQSSSSAPYSQHSMVSMLSKGFGDVGDPKGTTGGSTTGSQFLEQIKTARALAQLAAQHSQSGPPNAGPSTWDTSPTALGQYDMKPQAEPVHSPFTKRQPYQPTSTSSMMDAFLQDKATPASTTSTLPPQSTPSSSSSLPQTVTTPLSKPSGPTPGQQNSSSPADPQASSPLPLQQHKLKQQKKRASITSKIPALAVEMPGSADISGLNLQFGALQFGSEPVLPEYDASAAVATTTPGNQGQNSLYTSASNEQATALSNPSQMELYEPRASQTRRYPPSVSSSPQKDIQSKNGFGSMQTSQSLEAAAGSAVAVKPSSESIVPPSVSNISSLADPSSGPSSLLTTSNQTPLSALGHEDPSPSSLAPPQHNNSLPTQQNSLAPSSVRTSNTSLLHQSVDGDSSLHSSSFSSVSAVAPSVPPPSSVNSAAPVSHSGPVAPSSSVSSVSVQSALGPVSSLTMGLNSGAGVASMPPPMAAASSSSSAASATAVPSSASSSRSTAASGKAPPNLPPGVPPLLPNPYIMAPGLLHPYPPQVYGYDDLQMLQTRIPLDYYSIPFATPTTALTGREGSLTSNPYSAGDLSKFGRGDASSPAPATTLAQPQQTQTQTHHTTQQPFLNPALPPGYSYTSLPYYTGVPGLPNTFQYGPAMFPVAPTSSKQHGVNVGVNASATPFQQASGYGSHGYSTGYEDLGQAPAGSGDFCKGGYGTAVAAAAAAAAAAASAQNKPASSVTGPGVGVSVTSSNTGVPDISGSVYTKTQSFEKQGFHTGTPSASFSLPSALGSGGPINPPAAAGYAPAPYMHILTPHQQPHSQMLHHHLQQDGQSGSGQRSQNASLQQKSQINKSGYNSYNWGGN; encoded by the exons atgatGACTTCAGTGGGCGGAAGCCGGACCCGGGGCAACTGGGAGCAGACGCAGGGTCAGACACAGAGCCAGTCACAGCACAAGCAGAGGCCCCAG gcCACCGCTGAGCAGATCCGACTCGCGCAGATGATCTCGGACCATAATGATGCAGACTTTGAAGAGAAGGTCAAACAG ctGATTGACATCACAGGAAAGGATCAGGATGAGTCCATGATAGCGCTTCACGACTGTAATGGAGATGTCAACAGAGCCATCAACGTTCTGTTGGAGGGCAGCCCTGACACT GACTCGTGGGAGATGGTTGGAAAGAAGAAAGGCGTTTCAGGTCAGAAGGAAAGCGCACAGACCGATGGAGTAGATGAAGGGAAGGAGAACCGAGAGAAAGGGGGAGAAAGAGATGTGGCACGTCGCAGAGGAGGGGCCCCGCGGAGGGGCCGTGGAGCCAGTCGCGGGCGAGAGT TCCGTGGGCAGGAGAATGGGTTGGATGGGGCCAAGGCAGGTGGAGTTGCAGGCAGAGGAACGGAGCGAGGCCGTCGGGGAAGAGGCAGAGGAAGAG GTGGAGCTGGAAGACGAGGAGGGAGGTTTTCAGCTCAGGGCATGGG CCAGATTGATAAGGGCCCCAGATATGATTTGTCAGGAGATGAGAG taCGTTTAACCCAGCGGACTACACTGAGCCAGCCCAAACGGAGGAGAGCTACACAAGCGGCAGCACTTGGAGTAACACAGGCAACCTGGAACCCGAGGATGGAAACA GGCTTGAGTTTACAGGTGGAGAGGGAACAAACTATCCTCGAAAGTTTGACTCGGCCCCTG GTGCTTGGAGAACTGCCACAGAAGAGTGGGGCATGGAGGACTGGAATGAGGAT TTGTCAGAGACCAAGATATTCACTGCCTCCAGTGTGGCATCCATGCCCATTCCACAGGAGAATGTCACCATTACTGCTGGACAGAG GATTGATCTGGCAGTGTTGCTGGGGAAGACGcctccctcctcttcctcagagGCAGAGCCTGTTTCGCATGAAGGCCCACAGCCGTCATCTCTGTCTCAGTCTCTGGTGTTCAGCAACTCCAAGCTGACAGCATCACTGTCCCAGTCCTCCTCCAGTGCTCCTTACAGCCAGCACAGCATG GTGAGCATGCTGAGTAAGGGTTTTGGTGATGTTGGCGATCCAAAAGGAACCACTGGAGGCTCCACAACTGGTTCTCAGTTTTTGGAGCAGATTAAGACGGCCCGGGCTTTGGCCCAGCTAGCAGCCCAACACTCACAAAGTGGCCCGCCCAATGCTGGTCCATCTACCTGGGATACCAGCCCCACTGCACTGGGGCAGTATG ATATGAAACCTCAAGCAGAGCCTGTGCACAGTCCCTTCACCAAACGGCAGCCCTACCAGCCCACCTCCACTTCCTCAATGATGGATGCCTTCTTACAGGACAAAGCCACACCTGCTTCTACCACCTCGACCCTGCCTCCTCAGTCCaccccatcatcatcatcatcattgcCCCAGACAGTCACCACCCCGCTCTCCAAACCCTCGGGACCCACCCCAGGTCAGCAGAACTCCTCTAGTCCAGCTGACCCACAGGCATCCAGCCCACTCCCACTGCAGCAGCACAAACTCAAACAGCAGAAGAAGAGGGCTTCCATCACAAGCAAG ATTCCAGCCCTAGCGGTGGAGATGCCAGGCTCTGCAGATATATCTGGGCTCAACCTGCAGTTTGGAGCATTACAGTTCGGCTCTGAACCGGTGCTTCCGGAGTACGATGCCTCGGCAGCTGTTGCCACAACGACACCAGGCAACCAAGGCCAAAACAGCCTTTACACAAGTGCTAGCAA TGAGCAAGCAACAGCCCTGTCCAATCCCAGTCAGATGGAGCTTTATGAGCCAAGAGCCAGCCAGACTCGGCGCTACCCTCCTTCGGTGTCCTCCTCACCACAGAAAGACATTCAGTCCAAG AATGGGTTCGGTTCGATGCAGACGTCACAATCTCTGGAAG CTGCAGCAGGCTCTGCAGTGGCCGTGAAACCATCGTCTGAATCAATCGTCCCACCATCGGTTTCCAACATATCCTCACTGGCTGACCCTTCATCAGGTCCATCTTCCCTGCTGACTACATCCAATCAGACGCCTCTCAGTGCTCTTGGACATGAAGACCCCTCACCCAGCTCGCTGGCACCTCCTCAGCACAATAA CTCTCTCCCTACACAGCAAAACAGTTTGGCACCTTCTTCAGTTCGCACTTCAAACACAAGTCTGCTG CACCAAAGCGTGGATGGCGATTCCAGCTTGCACTCCTCGTCATTCTCCTCTGTCTCTGCTGTGGCTCCTTCAGTTCCCCCACCTTCTTCAGTTAATTCAGCAGCCCCTGTTTCCCACAGTGGCCCTGTTGCCCCCTCTTCATCTGTCAGTTCGGTCTCAGTGCAGTCTGCACTTGGCCCGGTTAGCAGTCTGACCATGGGATTGAACAGTGGTGCTGGTGTGGCTTCAATGCCCCCCCCTATGGCTgctgcatcatcatcatcatctgctgCCTCGGCCACTGCAGTACCTTCATCTGCCTCATCGTCTCGCAGCACGGCTGCCTCAG GGAAAGCTCCTCCAAACCTGCCTCCTGGAGTGCCGCCCCTGCTGCCCAACCCTTACATCATGGCTCCTGGTCTGCTTCACCCATACCCA CCTCAAGTGTATGGCTATGATGACTTACAGATGCTGCAGACAAGGATACCACTG GATTATTACAGCATCCCATTTGCTACTCCAACCACAGCGCTGACTGGCAGGGAAGGCAGTTTGACAAGCAACCCTTATTCTG CTGGTGATCTGTCGAAGTTTGGCCGTGGCGATGCATCATCTCCTGCCCCAGCCACAACATTGGCCCAGCCCCAGCAGACCCAGACACAAACGCACCATACCACCCAGCAGCCCTTCCTTAACCCAGCCCTTCCACCGGGATACAGCTACACCAGCCTGCCCTATTATACTGGTGTGCCTGGTCTGCCCAACACCTTCCAGTACGGCCCTGCCATGTTTCCG GTGGCTCCTACCTCCTCCAAACAGCACGGTGTGAATGTCGGTGTCAATGCGTCTGCAACACCCTTCCAGCAAGCTAGCGGTTATGGATCACATGGATACAGCACtg GCTATGAGGATTTGGGCCAGGCTCCGGCAGGGAGCGGGGATTTCTGTAAGGGCGGCTACGGCACCGCCGTTGCCGCAGCCGCtgctgccgccgccgccgctgctTCTGCGCAAAACAAGCCCGCCAGCTCCGTCACCGGGCCCGGAGTGG